The proteins below come from a single Papaver somniferum cultivar HN1 chromosome 11, ASM357369v1, whole genome shotgun sequence genomic window:
- the LOC113320834 gene encoding G patch domain-containing protein 11-like isoform X2 codes for MADKGITDEDDYMADLSIFLPPETSQNPSKVPLRKNLTSKCITHEPSNKKSKTLNWQEQRKLDRERKQREEDEKTLTNMESAIPQSNIGFKMLKQMGYNPGSSLGKSGLGLAEPVGVEIRRSRAGIGREDPVKEKVKREEFRAGEKKEEVEGLIVEFGSRQKLQWKSRRLVYNYHKATAVLDQLENKEIIEPIKKEGEDEQEEEEEEEIITEEDLLEILVKLRDKHHYCLFCGCQYGSLEALSLSCPGTDEDDH; via the exons ATGGCGGACAAAGGTATAACTGATGAGGATGATTACATGGCCGATCTCTCCATCTTTCTTCCTCCTGAAACTTCTCAAAATCCTTCCAAAGTTCCACTCAGAAAG AACTTAACCTCTAAATGCATAACTCATGAGCCttcgaataaaaaatctaaaaccctaaattggcaAGAACAAAGGAAATTAGATAGAGAAAGAAAACAACGAGAGGAAGATGAGAAAACCCTAACCAACATGGAATCTGCAATTCCCCAATCAAATATTGGTTTCAAAATGTTGAAGCAAATGGGTTACAATCCAGGTTCATCATTAGGAAAGAGCGGGTTAGGTCTGGCTGAACCAGTTGGAGTTGAGATAAGGCGTTCTAGAGCTGGGATTGGTAGAGAAGATCCAGTCAAGGAGAAAGTTAAGAGAGAGGAATTTAGAGCtggagagaagaaagaagaagttgaGGGTTTGATTGTTGAATTTGGTTCTAGGCAGAAATTGCAGTGGAAAAGCAGAAGACTTGTTTATAATTACCATAAGGCTACAGCTGTTCTCGATCAACTGGAGAATAAAGAGATCATTGAACCAATTAAGAAGGAAGGAGAAGATgaacaagaggaagaagaagaagaagaaataatcacagaagAG GATTTACTAGAGATATTAGTTAAGCTGCGGGACAAGCATCACTACTGCCTCTTCTGCGGATGCCAG TATGGATCACTTGAGGCACTGTCATTGAGCTGCCCTGGAACCGATGAAGATGATCATTGA
- the LOC113320834 gene encoding G patch domain-containing protein 11-like isoform X1, with the protein MADKGITDEDDYMADLSIFLPPETSQNPSKVPLRKKNLTSKCITHEPSNKKSKTLNWQEQRKLDRERKQREEDEKTLTNMESAIPQSNIGFKMLKQMGYNPGSSLGKSGLGLAEPVGVEIRRSRAGIGREDPVKEKVKREEFRAGEKKEEVEGLIVEFGSRQKLQWKSRRLVYNYHKATAVLDQLENKEIIEPIKKEGEDEQEEEEEEEIITEEDLLEILVKLRDKHHYCLFCGCQYGSLEALSLSCPGTDEDDH; encoded by the exons ATGGCGGACAAAGGTATAACTGATGAGGATGATTACATGGCCGATCTCTCCATCTTTCTTCCTCCTGAAACTTCTCAAAATCCTTCCAAAGTTCCACTCAGAAAG AAGAACTTAACCTCTAAATGCATAACTCATGAGCCttcgaataaaaaatctaaaaccctaaattggcaAGAACAAAGGAAATTAGATAGAGAAAGAAAACAACGAGAGGAAGATGAGAAAACCCTAACCAACATGGAATCTGCAATTCCCCAATCAAATATTGGTTTCAAAATGTTGAAGCAAATGGGTTACAATCCAGGTTCATCATTAGGAAAGAGCGGGTTAGGTCTGGCTGAACCAGTTGGAGTTGAGATAAGGCGTTCTAGAGCTGGGATTGGTAGAGAAGATCCAGTCAAGGAGAAAGTTAAGAGAGAGGAATTTAGAGCtggagagaagaaagaagaagttgaGGGTTTGATTGTTGAATTTGGTTCTAGGCAGAAATTGCAGTGGAAAAGCAGAAGACTTGTTTATAATTACCATAAGGCTACAGCTGTTCTCGATCAACTGGAGAATAAAGAGATCATTGAACCAATTAAGAAGGAAGGAGAAGATgaacaagaggaagaagaagaagaagaaataatcacagaagAG GATTTACTAGAGATATTAGTTAAGCTGCGGGACAAGCATCACTACTGCCTCTTCTGCGGATGCCAG TATGGATCACTTGAGGCACTGTCATTGAGCTGCCCTGGAACCGATGAAGATGATCATTGA
- the LOC113320722 gene encoding squamosa promoter-binding-like protein 14 isoform X1 — protein sequence MDIVGSGSNNNFGVSSSSSSSKGGGGGGAGAGGGAGVTAVSSDSSSLNGLKFGKKIYFEDVGIGVSAKSVAGSTSICVPDGIPLSPPTPATSRNRRNVVQGGKPPRCQVEGCKLDLSDIKAYYSRHKVCAMHSKSPKVIVAGLEQRFCQQCSRFHQLAEFDQGKRSCRRRLAGHNERRRKPQPGSLLSSRYGRLSASLQEDSSRGGGFVMDFAAYPRMSGRDGWTTSRTSADQPSATGKFLALQYPPANVFYQGSHTYMQGSSAAGGSVFSSSRIPPGECFAGVSDSGCALSLLSNQSWDPRNNQASSSVSVNNLMNGEGAPMVSQSTAPNQGAVSNSYTVSSWALKGNDEGGGRGNSHELHHHDLGLGQVTSQPMNANHQFSGGELELAHHAVENRQYMELAHSRAYDTSSVQQMHWSL from the exons ATGGATATTGTTGGTTCAGGTTCTAATAATAATTTTGGtgtgtcatcatcatcatcctcttccaagggtggtggtggaggtggtgctgGTGCTGGGGGAGGTGCTGGTGTTACGGCGGTTTCATCCGATTCATCTTCTCTCAACGGTTTGAAATTTGGTAAGAAAATTTATTTTGAAGATGTGGGTATTGGAGTTTCAGCTAAATCAGTTGCTGGTTCGACGTCTATTTGTGTTCCTGATGGGATTCCGTTGTCACCGCCGACGCCGGCGACGTCTCGAAACAGAAGGAATGTTGTCCAAGGAGGGAAACCTCCGAGATGTCAAGTGGAAGGTTGTAAGCTGGATCTGAGTGATATTAAAGCTTATTATTCAAGGCATAAAGTTTGTGCCATGCATTCTAAGTCTCCTAAGGTCATTGTTGCTGGTTTGGAACAAAGGTTTTGTCAACAGTGTAGTAG ATTTCATCAGCTCGCTGAATTTGACCAAGGAAAGCGAAGTTGCCGTAGACGTCTAGCTGGCCACAATGAGCGTCGCAGGAAGCCACAACCTGGATCTTTGTTATCTTCACGCTATGGTAGACTTTCAGCATCTCTTCAAG AAGATAGCAGCAGAGGCGGTGGCTTTGTAATGGACTTTGCAGCATATCCAAGAATGTCTGGAAGGGATGGCTGGACAACCTCAAGGACAAGTGCTGATCAACCCAGTGCTACAGGAAAGTTTCTCGCACTGCAGTATCCTCCAGCAAATGTCTTCTATCAGGGGTCCCACACTTATATGCAAGGTTCATCTGCAGCAGGTGGGTCCGTTTTTTCCAGTTCTAGAATACCTCCGGGTGAGTGTTTTGCTGGAGTCTCCGACTCCGGCTGTGCTCTCTCTCTTCTGTCAAACCAATCATGGGACCCAAGAAATAACCAAGCTTCGTCTAGTGTTTCTGTTAATAACTTAATGAACGGCGAAGGGGCTCCAATGGTATCTCAATCAACAGCACCGAATCAAGGTGCTGTTAGTAATAGCTACACAGTTAGCTCGTGGGCTTTGAAGGGTAacgatgaaggtggtggtcgtggcAATTCTCATGAATTGCACCACCATGATTTGGGCCTTGGGCAGGTTACTTCACAACCCATGAATGCCAACCATCAGTTTTCTGGTGGCGAGCTTGAGTTAGCTCATCATGCTGTGGAAAATAGGCAGTACATGGAACTTGCTCACTCCAGGGCTTATGACACATCGTCAGTTCAACAGATGCACTGGTCTCTATAG
- the LOC113320722 gene encoding squamosa promoter-binding-like protein 14 isoform X2 — protein sequence MDIVGSGSNNNFGVSSSSSSSKGGGGGGAGAGGGAGVTAVSSDSSSLNGLKFGKKIYFEDVGIGVSAKSVAGSTSICVPDGIPLSPPTPATSRNRRNVVQGGKPPRCQVEGCKLDLSDIKAYYSRHKVCAMHSKSPKVIVAGLEQRFCQQCSRFHQLAEFDQGKRSCRRRLAGHNERRRKPQPGSLLSSRYGRLSASLQDSSRGGGFVMDFAAYPRMSGRDGWTTSRTSADQPSATGKFLALQYPPANVFYQGSHTYMQGSSAAGGSVFSSSRIPPGECFAGVSDSGCALSLLSNQSWDPRNNQASSSVSVNNLMNGEGAPMVSQSTAPNQGAVSNSYTVSSWALKGNDEGGGRGNSHELHHHDLGLGQVTSQPMNANHQFSGGELELAHHAVENRQYMELAHSRAYDTSSVQQMHWSL from the exons ATGGATATTGTTGGTTCAGGTTCTAATAATAATTTTGGtgtgtcatcatcatcatcctcttccaagggtggtggtggaggtggtgctgGTGCTGGGGGAGGTGCTGGTGTTACGGCGGTTTCATCCGATTCATCTTCTCTCAACGGTTTGAAATTTGGTAAGAAAATTTATTTTGAAGATGTGGGTATTGGAGTTTCAGCTAAATCAGTTGCTGGTTCGACGTCTATTTGTGTTCCTGATGGGATTCCGTTGTCACCGCCGACGCCGGCGACGTCTCGAAACAGAAGGAATGTTGTCCAAGGAGGGAAACCTCCGAGATGTCAAGTGGAAGGTTGTAAGCTGGATCTGAGTGATATTAAAGCTTATTATTCAAGGCATAAAGTTTGTGCCATGCATTCTAAGTCTCCTAAGGTCATTGTTGCTGGTTTGGAACAAAGGTTTTGTCAACAGTGTAGTAG ATTTCATCAGCTCGCTGAATTTGACCAAGGAAAGCGAAGTTGCCGTAGACGTCTAGCTGGCCACAATGAGCGTCGCAGGAAGCCACAACCTGGATCTTTGTTATCTTCACGCTATGGTAGACTTTCAGCATCTCTTCAAG ATAGCAGCAGAGGCGGTGGCTTTGTAATGGACTTTGCAGCATATCCAAGAATGTCTGGAAGGGATGGCTGGACAACCTCAAGGACAAGTGCTGATCAACCCAGTGCTACAGGAAAGTTTCTCGCACTGCAGTATCCTCCAGCAAATGTCTTCTATCAGGGGTCCCACACTTATATGCAAGGTTCATCTGCAGCAGGTGGGTCCGTTTTTTCCAGTTCTAGAATACCTCCGGGTGAGTGTTTTGCTGGAGTCTCCGACTCCGGCTGTGCTCTCTCTCTTCTGTCAAACCAATCATGGGACCCAAGAAATAACCAAGCTTCGTCTAGTGTTTCTGTTAATAACTTAATGAACGGCGAAGGGGCTCCAATGGTATCTCAATCAACAGCACCGAATCAAGGTGCTGTTAGTAATAGCTACACAGTTAGCTCGTGGGCTTTGAAGGGTAacgatgaaggtggtggtcgtggcAATTCTCATGAATTGCACCACCATGATTTGGGCCTTGGGCAGGTTACTTCACAACCCATGAATGCCAACCATCAGTTTTCTGGTGGCGAGCTTGAGTTAGCTCATCATGCTGTGGAAAATAGGCAGTACATGGAACTTGCTCACTCCAGGGCTTATGACACATCGTCAGTTCAACAGATGCACTGGTCTCTATAG